One Sphingomonas sp. LHG3406-1 genomic window carries:
- a CDS encoding glycoside hydrolase family 15 protein, with translation MSDLDLWPIGNCQVSALVDRDAQMVWACVPRVDGDPLFSALLGGEGQEQGLWAIDLHDQVEVRQEYLRNTPILSTRKTDSAGNAIEIIDFCPRFRRLGRTYRPVAFVRMIRPLAGSPRIRVRLKPTQNWGQAAEPLPGGSNHIRFALPALPMRLTTDAPVAMVREERFFRIERPMTFFLGPDEPFGDDLSRSAADMLASTTTEWREWVRGLATPVEWQDAVIRAAIALKLCQHEETGAIVAALTTSVPEHEGSQRNWDYRYCWIRDAYYTVQALNRLGALDVLEGYLVYLRNIVDAARGGDIQPLYGVSGEAGLEERIEDGLPGYRGMGPVRVGNQAYEQVQHDAYGQIVLSNVQAFFDHRLFRMATAEDFASLERIGERAFELHDQPDAGLWELRTRKHVHTYSSAMCWAACDRLSSAAQALGMEEKAGFWSERATTIRQRIEQAAWREDTRRISATFEGDDLDASLIQLLDLRFFAPEDPRFQGTLRAVEEGLRRGSHMLRYATEDDFGLPETAFNVCTFWLIEALQATGRQADARALFEEMLSRRTAAGLLSEDIHPQTGELWGNYPQTYSLVGTINCAVLLSKPWSSVR, from the coding sequence ATGAGCGACCTCGACCTCTGGCCGATCGGTAATTGCCAGGTCAGCGCCCTCGTCGATCGTGACGCGCAGATGGTCTGGGCCTGCGTGCCGCGGGTGGACGGCGATCCCCTCTTCTCCGCGCTCCTCGGCGGCGAGGGCCAGGAGCAGGGCCTGTGGGCGATCGACCTCCACGATCAGGTCGAGGTGCGGCAGGAGTATCTGCGCAACACGCCGATCCTTTCGACGCGCAAGACGGACTCGGCCGGCAACGCCATCGAGATCATCGACTTCTGCCCGCGCTTCCGGCGCCTCGGCCGCACCTATCGGCCGGTCGCCTTCGTGCGAATGATCCGCCCGCTGGCAGGCAGCCCGCGAATCCGGGTGCGCCTCAAGCCGACCCAGAATTGGGGGCAAGCGGCCGAGCCCCTGCCCGGCGGGTCCAACCACATCCGCTTCGCCCTTCCGGCGCTGCCGATGCGGCTGACGACCGATGCGCCGGTGGCAATGGTCCGGGAAGAACGCTTTTTCCGGATCGAGCGGCCGATGACCTTCTTCCTCGGGCCGGACGAGCCGTTCGGCGACGATCTCAGCCGAAGCGCGGCCGACATGCTGGCCAGCACGACGACCGAGTGGCGCGAGTGGGTGCGCGGGCTTGCCACCCCGGTCGAGTGGCAGGATGCGGTGATCCGCGCCGCCATCGCCCTCAAGCTCTGCCAGCATGAGGAGACCGGCGCCATCGTCGCCGCGCTGACGACGTCGGTCCCCGAGCATGAAGGCTCCCAGCGCAACTGGGACTATCGCTACTGCTGGATCCGCGACGCCTATTATACCGTCCAGGCCCTCAACCGGCTCGGCGCGCTCGACGTGCTCGAGGGCTATCTCGTCTACCTGCGCAACATCGTCGACGCGGCCCGCGGCGGCGACATTCAGCCGCTCTATGGGGTGAGCGGCGAGGCCGGCCTCGAGGAGCGCATCGAGGACGGCCTGCCCGGCTATCGCGGCATGGGACCGGTCCGGGTCGGCAACCAGGCCTATGAACAGGTCCAGCATGATGCCTACGGCCAGATCGTCCTGTCCAACGTTCAGGCCTTCTTCGATCATCGGCTGTTCCGGATGGCGACCGCCGAGGACTTCGCCTCGCTCGAACGGATCGGCGAGCGCGCGTTCGAACTGCACGACCAGCCCGACGCCGGCCTGTGGGAGCTGCGCACCCGCAAGCATGTCCATACCTATTCTTCGGCCATGTGCTGGGCCGCCTGCGATCGCCTGTCGTCGGCCGCGCAGGCGCTCGGCATGGAGGAGAAGGCCGGCTTCTGGTCGGAGCGCGCGACGACCATCCGCCAACGCATCGAGCAGGCGGCCTGGCGCGAGGACACCAGGCGTATCTCGGCCACCTTCGAAGGCGACGACCTCGACGCGAGCCTGATCCAGCTGCTCGACCTGCGCTTCTTCGCGCCGGAGGATCCGCGCTTCCAGGGCACGCTGCGCGCGGTGGAAGAGGGGCTTCGGCGCGGCTCCCACATGCTGCGTTACGCCACGGAGGATGATTTCGGACTGCCGGAGACGGCGTTCAACGTCTGCACCTTCTGGCTGATCGAGGCGCTCCAGGCGACCGGCAGGCAAGCCGATGCACGGGCGCTGTTCGAGGAAATGCTGTCCCGCCGCACGGCCGCCGGCCTCCTGTCCGAGGACATCCACCCACAGACCGGCGAGCTGTGGGGCAATTACCCGCAGACCTATTCGCTGGTCGGGACCATCAACTGCGCCGTCCTGCTCAGCAAGCCGTGGAGTTCGGTCCGATGA
- the otsB gene encoding trehalose-phosphatase encodes MLLRPPPPDLMLGASLFLDFDGTLVEIAEAPDAIRVGEGVRQLLADLSDRLGGRLVLVSGRSSADVRTWLAPLALPVVGSHGLELPGRSVSPPDELETGILQLQRLEQRFAGVLVERKPMGAALHYRQAPNAGEACRLAAEQVAAVTGLKVQPGKMVYELKPAEADKGTAIRILMAEPLHADTRPVFIGDDLTDEHGFAVARELGGAGVLVGEERPTAATYRLPGVAAVHQWLNDALERLP; translated from the coding sequence ATGCTGCTACGCCCGCCGCCACCCGACCTCATGCTTGGCGCAAGCCTGTTCCTCGACTTCGACGGAACATTGGTCGAGATTGCCGAGGCTCCGGATGCGATCCGCGTCGGCGAAGGCGTGCGGCAGCTTCTGGCCGACCTGTCCGACCGTCTCGGCGGAAGGCTCGTGCTGGTCAGCGGCCGGTCGTCCGCCGATGTCCGGACATGGCTTGCTCCCCTCGCGCTTCCGGTGGTCGGTAGCCACGGTCTCGAACTGCCCGGCCGGTCCGTGTCGCCCCCCGATGAACTCGAGACAGGCATTCTCCAGCTGCAGCGTCTCGAGCAGCGCTTCGCGGGGGTGCTGGTCGAACGCAAGCCGATGGGCGCCGCCCTGCATTACCGGCAGGCACCGAATGCCGGTGAGGCGTGCCGGCTCGCGGCCGAACAGGTCGCGGCGGTGACTGGTCTCAAGGTGCAGCCCGGCAAGATGGTGTACGAATTGAAGCCGGCCGAGGCGGACAAGGGAACGGCCATCCGCATCCTCATGGCCGAGCCGCTCCATGCGGACACGCGGCCGGTCTTCATCGGCGACGACCTGACCGATGAACACGGGTTCGCTGTCGCCCGGGAACTCGGCGGCGCAGGCGTGCTGGTCGGCGAGGAGCGCCCGACCGCCGCCACCTATCGCCTGCCCGGTGTGGCCGCCGTCCACCAATGGCTGAACGACGCGCTGGAGCGACTCCCATGA
- a CDS encoding LytTR family DNA-binding domain-containing protein gives MPIRTILVDDEPLATQGLMLRLQAHDDVEIIATASNGREAIRSIKTHKPDLVFLDIQMPGFDGFSVIQGLMDVDPPLFVFVTAYSEHALRAFEVQAVDYLEKPVLEDRLATTMERVRQRLSERHAASHAERLKEALAEHAPEAAEELDEGNAADPAPGRFEKMINIKDQGQIFRVDVDTIERIDAAGDYMCIQTGDNTLILRETMKDLEKRLDPRRFQRVHRSTIVNLDLVRQVKPHTNGECFLVLNSGAQVKVSRSYRDVVARFVH, from the coding sequence ATGCCGATCCGAACCATCCTGGTCGACGACGAGCCCCTGGCGACACAGGGGCTGATGCTCCGTCTCCAGGCGCACGACGATGTCGAGATCATCGCCACCGCCTCCAACGGCCGTGAAGCGATCCGCTCCATCAAGACCCACAAGCCCGACCTCGTCTTTCTCGACATCCAGATGCCCGGGTTCGATGGTTTCTCGGTGATCCAGGGGCTGATGGACGTCGACCCGCCCTTGTTCGTGTTCGTCACGGCCTACAGCGAGCATGCGCTTCGCGCCTTCGAGGTGCAGGCGGTCGACTATCTCGAGAAGCCGGTGCTCGAGGACCGGCTGGCGACGACCATGGAGCGGGTCCGCCAGCGCCTGTCGGAACGCCATGCGGCAAGCCATGCCGAGCGGCTGAAGGAAGCGCTCGCCGAGCATGCGCCCGAAGCGGCCGAGGAACTGGACGAGGGCAATGCCGCCGATCCTGCGCCGGGCCGGTTCGAGAAGATGATCAACATCAAGGACCAGGGGCAGATCTTCCGGGTCGACGTCGACACGATCGAGCGGATCGACGCGGCCGGCGACTACATGTGCATCCAGACGGGCGACAACACGCTCATTCTGCGCGAGACGATGAAGGACCTCGAGAAGCGCCTCGATCCGCGCCGCTTCCAGCGGGTGCACCGGTCGACCATCGTCAATCTCGACCTCGTCCGGCAGGTCAAGCCGCACACCAACGGCGAATGCTTCCTGGTGCTGAACTCGGGCGCGCAGGTGAAGGTCAGCCGTTCCTACCGCGACGTGGTGGCGCGGTTCGTCCACTGA
- a CDS encoding M1 family metallopeptidase produces the protein MKRIFLLASALTLSACQTAAPGGSEAPAVSPVLATADAADPHSYARPLEARVTHVALDLAFDFAAKSVGGTATLDIDRQANAREIVLDSDGYRVSAVTDAATGAPLAFAYGADHPALGRPLTIQLAPATRKIRIAYTARDAEALQWLEPSQTAGKRQPFLLSQGQAILNRSWIPTQDSPGIRQTWEARITVPKALEVVMSAPDRRELGSTATTRTVGFRMDKAVAPYLIAIAIGDIRFQSLGARTGVWAEPATLPAAAKELEDTEKMVAAAERLFGPYRWGRYDMIVLPPSFPFGGMENPVMTFLTPTFIAGDKSLVSLIAHELAHSWSGNLATNATWADFWLNEGTTTYATTRIVEEVYGRKVAAQQIALGIDSLNGELKALPAADTRLAIDLKGRSPDDGLTEIAYEKGAAFLRMIESNVGRERFDPFLRKWFDDNAFRPVTSAMFLAAVRRDLIRGDAALEQRMQLERWVYEPGIPANAVAADPQAFAEVDAAVAAYASGTLPTAAWPRWTTDERLRFLNRLPREQGRARLDALDRAFGLDRIGNNEVLFAWLSLAVANRYDPAVPALERFVLAQGRRKFVRPLFLALEKDESWGRPIARRLYPRARPLYHPLVTGELDKLFGR, from the coding sequence ATGAAACGCATCTTCCTCCTCGCCTCGGCCCTCACGCTCTCGGCCTGCCAGACCGCTGCCCCGGGAGGCAGCGAAGCGCCGGCCGTCTCGCCGGTCCTCGCCACCGCCGACGCGGCCGACCCGCACAGCTACGCCCGCCCGCTCGAGGCTCGCGTCACCCATGTCGCGCTCGACCTCGCCTTCGACTTCGCCGCCAAGTCGGTCGGCGGCACCGCCACCCTCGACATCGACCGCCAGGCCAATGCGCGCGAGATCGTCCTCGACAGCGACGGCTACCGGGTCAGCGCAGTCACCGACGCCGCCACCGGCGCGCCGCTCGCCTTCGCCTATGGCGCCGACCATCCCGCGCTCGGCCGACCGCTCACCATCCAGCTCGCACCCGCCACGCGAAAGATCCGCATCGCCTACACCGCCCGCGACGCCGAGGCGCTGCAGTGGCTGGAGCCGTCGCAGACCGCCGGCAAGCGCCAGCCCTTCCTCCTCAGCCAGGGCCAGGCCATCCTCAACCGCAGCTGGATCCCGACCCAGGACAGCCCCGGCATCCGCCAGACCTGGGAAGCGCGCATCACCGTGCCGAAGGCGCTCGAAGTGGTGATGAGCGCTCCCGACCGGCGCGAGCTCGGCAGCACCGCGACGACCCGCACCGTCGGCTTCCGAATGGACAAGGCGGTCGCCCCCTATCTCATCGCCATCGCCATCGGTGACATCCGCTTCCAGTCGCTCGGGGCCCGCACCGGCGTCTGGGCCGAACCCGCCACCCTTCCCGCGGCGGCGAAGGAGCTCGAGGACACGGAGAAGATGGTCGCGGCCGCCGAGCGGCTGTTCGGTCCCTATCGCTGGGGCCGCTACGACATGATCGTCCTGCCGCCCTCCTTCCCGTTCGGGGGCATGGAAAATCCGGTGATGACCTTCCTCACGCCGACCTTCATCGCCGGCGACAAGAGCCTGGTCAGCCTGATCGCCCACGAACTCGCGCACAGCTGGTCGGGCAATCTCGCGACCAACGCGACCTGGGCCGACTTCTGGCTCAACGAGGGCACGACCACCTACGCCACCACCCGCATCGTCGAGGAAGTGTACGGCAGGAAGGTCGCCGCCCAGCAGATCGCGCTCGGCATCGACAGCCTGAACGGGGAGCTGAAGGCGCTTCCCGCCGCCGACACCCGTCTCGCCATCGACCTCAAGGGCCGCAGCCCCGACGATGGCCTGACCGAGATCGCCTATGAGAAAGGCGCGGCCTTCCTGCGCATGATCGAATCCAATGTCGGCCGCGAGCGGTTCGACCCGTTCCTGCGCAAGTGGTTCGACGACAATGCCTTCCGCCCGGTGACCAGCGCCATGTTCCTCGCCGCCGTCCGGCGCGACCTGATCCGCGGCGATGCGGCGCTCGAGCAGCGCATGCAGCTCGAACGCTGGGTCTATGAGCCCGGAATCCCGGCCAATGCCGTTGCCGCCGATCCCCAGGCCTTCGCCGAAGTGGACGCCGCCGTCGCGGCCTACGCCTCGGGCACGCTGCCTACCGCCGCCTGGCCGCGCTGGACGACCGACGAGCGCCTCCGCTTCCTCAACCGCCTCCCGCGCGAGCAGGGCCGGGCAAGGCTGGACGCGCTCGACCGCGCCTTCGGCCTCGACAGGATCGGCAACAACGAGGTGCTGTTCGCCTGGCTGAGCCTCGCCGTCGCCAACCGCTACGATCCGGCGGTTCCGGCACTGGAGCGCTTCGTCCTGGCCCAGGGTCGCCGCAAGTTCGTCCGTCCCCTGTTCCTCGCCCTCGAAAAGGACGAAAGCTGGGGCCGCCCAATCGCCCGGCGCCTCTATCCCCGCGCCCGTCCGCTCTACCATCCGCTGGTGACGGGCGAGCTCGACAAGCTGTTCGGGCGCTAG
- a CDS encoding sensor histidine kinase, producing the protein MATDSATLTERPVTQQPPRRARALAPRKGPIARTVGLDAPFFADKNRAFWVLQSSGWTGYFILRTLSGVANAVPAMFVVHTLLLTATGYSLTLLLASLYRRLITMRALYTVILSLGAVMLASAAFSIIETWSHATFVKPGASPVGVQWFGAILLNFALLAAWSALYYGINYYLLLEEEIDQRARLESQASTAQLAMLRYQLNPHFLFNTLNSISTLVLLKQTERANAMLARLSSFLRYTLANEPTAQVTLAQEVETLKLYLEIEKMRFEERLRPHFRIEAATIGVRLPSLLLQPLIENAIKYAVTPSENGADIWLTAVPSGEFVRIEVADNGSGGQDALVATQSTGVGLANTRDRLAQAYGERHRFTTGKNEHGGFSVIVEIPLDARHLTG; encoded by the coding sequence ATGGCAACCGACAGCGCGACCCTGACCGAGCGACCGGTGACGCAGCAGCCGCCCCGGCGGGCGCGGGCCTTGGCACCTCGGAAAGGGCCGATCGCTCGGACGGTCGGGCTCGATGCGCCCTTCTTCGCCGACAAGAATCGCGCCTTCTGGGTGCTGCAGTCGTCCGGCTGGACGGGCTATTTCATCCTGAGGACCCTGTCGGGCGTGGCCAATGCCGTGCCGGCCATGTTCGTCGTCCACACGCTGCTGCTGACCGCGACCGGCTATTCGCTGACGCTGCTGCTGGCGAGCCTCTACCGGCGCCTGATCACCATGCGGGCGCTCTATACGGTCATCCTGAGCCTGGGCGCGGTGATGCTTGCCTCGGCCGCCTTCTCGATCATCGAGACGTGGAGCCATGCCACCTTCGTCAAGCCGGGGGCGAGCCCGGTCGGCGTGCAATGGTTCGGCGCCATCCTGCTCAATTTCGCGCTCCTGGCGGCCTGGTCGGCGCTTTATTACGGGATCAACTATTATCTGCTGCTGGAAGAGGAGATCGACCAGCGCGCGCGGCTGGAGAGCCAGGCGTCGACCGCCCAGCTTGCGATGCTCCGCTACCAGCTCAACCCGCACTTCCTGTTCAATACGTTGAACAGCATTTCGACGCTGGTGCTGCTGAAGCAGACCGAGCGGGCCAATGCGATGCTCGCCCGGTTGAGCAGCTTCCTCCGCTACACGCTGGCGAACGAGCCGACCGCGCAGGTGACGCTGGCGCAGGAGGTGGAGACGCTGAAGCTCTATCTAGAGATCGAGAAGATGCGGTTCGAGGAGCGCCTGAGGCCGCATTTCCGGATCGAGGCGGCGACCATCGGGGTGCGGTTGCCGAGCCTGCTGCTGCAGCCGCTGATCGAGAATGCCATCAAATATGCGGTGACCCCGAGCGAGAATGGGGCCGACATCTGGCTGACCGCGGTGCCGAGCGGCGAATTCGTGCGCATCGAGGTGGCCGACAATGGCAGCGGCGGGCAGGACGCGCTGGTCGCGACCCAGTCGACCGGCGTCGGTCTGGCGAACACACGCGACCGTCTGGCGCAAGCCTATGGCGAGCGGCACCGCTTCACGACAGGCAAGAACGAACATGGGGGGTTCAGCGTTATCGTCGAAATACCGCTCGACGCCCGTCACCTGACGGGCTGA
- a CDS encoding PAS domain-containing protein, translating into MGEGGRDGPAGAMGDFDFARVLGIADALPMPIALLDRQERYLFCNKAVAEFFERSRGEILGRTLREMLGEAAYATRGPMVAGALAGEPQWFAAEYQHPSRGTVALQTEYLPQRDADGNVTSFVALITDVTEQRVAERALRESEARFRRIANSAPVIMWVTRMDRRREFVNDAYLAFAGIAPEEASTHDWKNFIHPDDWDRVAADSVAGEASLQPFSIEGRFKRADGEWRWLRSVSSPRFGPDGELIGFIGGAVDITVAKEGELNLRQLVEERTAELSASEARFRAVFDTAMEMIALLTPEGDYLEVNRTAIEAINCDADLLYLRKAWELPPVAGDPRAEEQMRELVRRGALGETVTTELNVTIDGRRQTHLASIKPVMGPDGKPIYLVGEARDVTELRGAQEQLRQSQKMEALGQLTGGIAHDFNNLLTVVVGGLDMIVRQAREPKLERYARNALEAAERGARLTAQLLAFSRVQRLEVRPTLVAPLVDNMRPLLRNVLGPRIEKRFALDKENLPVLADPTQLELAVLNLAINARDAMPDGGLLTIATVRRQVDEDPELEPGDYIELCISDTGCGMSEEVVSRAFDPFFTTKEVGRGTGLGLSMVYGVARQSGGTARIESRPGEGTVVRLSFRCAGPEAVPAPTEGASPIEASAPERAARVLVVDDDPDVRGFIVASLDDLGYEVAQAAEGEAALSEFRRVPPDLVVLDFLMPGMSGADVAKVMRAERPVQPILFVSGYSETDAIRAAAPGATLLSKPFRADALGVAVRKALADA; encoded by the coding sequence ATGGGCGAAGGTGGCAGGGACGGCCCCGCGGGGGCGATGGGCGACTTCGACTTCGCACGCGTGCTCGGCATCGCCGACGCCCTGCCAATGCCGATTGCCTTGCTCGATAGGCAAGAACGCTACCTCTTCTGCAACAAGGCGGTCGCCGAGTTCTTCGAGCGATCGCGCGGCGAGATCCTCGGCCGCACGTTGCGCGAGATGCTGGGCGAGGCGGCCTATGCGACGCGAGGGCCGATGGTGGCCGGCGCCCTGGCCGGGGAGCCGCAGTGGTTCGCGGCCGAATATCAGCATCCGAGTCGGGGCACGGTCGCGCTCCAGACGGAATATCTGCCGCAGCGGGACGCGGACGGCAATGTCACCAGCTTTGTCGCGCTGATCACCGACGTGACCGAGCAGAGGGTGGCGGAGCGGGCGCTGCGCGAGTCGGAAGCGCGCTTCCGGCGGATCGCCAATTCGGCGCCGGTCATCATGTGGGTGACGCGGATGGATCGCCGCCGCGAGTTCGTCAACGACGCCTATCTCGCGTTTGCCGGGATCGCGCCCGAGGAGGCCAGCACCCACGACTGGAAGAATTTCATCCATCCCGACGACTGGGACCGGGTGGCGGCGGACAGCGTGGCGGGCGAGGCGAGCTTGCAGCCGTTCAGTATCGAAGGGCGGTTCAAGCGGGCGGACGGCGAGTGGCGCTGGCTGCGCTCCGTCTCCAGCCCGCGCTTCGGGCCGGACGGGGAGCTGATCGGCTTCATCGGCGGCGCGGTCGACATCACCGTCGCCAAGGAGGGCGAACTGAACCTCCGCCAGCTGGTCGAGGAGCGCACCGCCGAACTGTCGGCGAGCGAGGCGCGGTTCAGGGCAGTGTTCGACACGGCGATGGAAATGATCGCCCTGCTCACGCCCGAAGGCGACTATCTGGAAGTCAACCGCACCGCCATCGAGGCGATCAATTGCGATGCCGACCTGCTTTACCTGCGCAAGGCATGGGAGCTGCCCCCGGTCGCGGGCGACCCGAGGGCCGAGGAGCAGATGCGCGAGCTGGTTCGGCGCGGCGCACTCGGCGAGACGGTGACCACCGAGCTCAACGTGACCATCGACGGCCGGCGGCAAACGCATCTGGCTTCGATCAAGCCGGTGATGGGGCCGGACGGCAAGCCCATCTACCTGGTTGGCGAGGCGCGCGACGTGACCGAGCTTCGCGGCGCGCAGGAGCAGCTCCGGCAAAGCCAGAAAATGGAGGCGCTGGGGCAGCTGACGGGCGGCATCGCCCACGACTTCAACAATCTGCTGACCGTGGTGGTCGGCGGGCTGGACATGATCGTTCGACAGGCGCGCGAGCCCAAGCTGGAACGCTATGCGAGGAATGCGCTTGAGGCGGCGGAGCGGGGTGCCCGGCTGACGGCGCAGCTGCTGGCCTTCAGCCGGGTGCAGCGGCTGGAGGTGAGGCCGACCCTGGTGGCGCCGCTGGTCGACAACATGCGGCCGCTGCTGCGCAACGTCCTCGGGCCTAGGATCGAGAAGAGGTTCGCGCTCGACAAGGAGAACCTGCCGGTTCTGGCCGATCCCACGCAGCTCGAGTTGGCGGTGCTCAACCTCGCCATCAACGCGCGCGACGCCATGCCCGACGGCGGCCTGCTGACGATCGCCACCGTCCGGCGCCAGGTCGACGAGGATCCCGAGCTCGAACCGGGAGACTATATCGAGCTCTGCATCTCCGACACCGGCTGCGGCATGAGCGAAGAGGTTGTGAGCCGCGCCTTCGACCCCTTCTTCACCACCAAGGAGGTCGGCCGCGGAACGGGCCTCGGCCTGTCCATGGTCTATGGCGTGGCGCGCCAGTCGGGCGGCACGGCACGGATCGAGAGCCGGCCGGGCGAGGGAACGGTGGTGCGCCTTTCTTTCCGGTGCGCCGGGCCCGAGGCCGTTCCCGCTCCGACAGAAGGCGCATCGCCCATAGAAGCGAGCGCCCCCGAGCGGGCGGCGCGGGTGCTGGTGGTCGATGACGATCCGGACGTGCGCGGCTTCATCGTCGCCAGCCTCGACGACCTCGGCTACGAGGTGGCGCAAGCGGCAGAGGGCGAAGCGGCACTCAGTGAATTCCGGCGTGTGCCGCCGGACCTGGTGGTGCTCGACTTTCTCATGCCCGGCATGTCGGGGGCTGACGTGGCGAAGGTGATGCGGGCCGAGCGGCCGGTCCAGCCAATCCTGTTCGTCTCCGGCTACAGCGAGACCGACGCAATCCGCGCCGCGGCGCCAGGCGCGACGCTCCTGTCCAAGCCGTTCCGCGCCGATGCGCTCGGCGTTGCGGTCAGAAAGGCACTGGCTGACGCCTGA
- a CDS encoding Hsp70 family protein, producing the protein MRIGIDLGTTNSLVAAFKDGAPVLIPNALGEVLTPSAVSLGEDGTLFVGRAALDRQLTHPQATATTFKRHMGTAHRRKLGKREFAPEELSALVLQSLKRDAEAFLGTEVTGAVVTVPAYFNDRQRKATRRAGELAGLPIDRLINEPTAAALAFGISDRDDHEPFLVFDLGGGTFDVSIVEIFDGIIEVRASAGDNRLGGEDFNEALIGLAEPRLGIERQRHDAELLRTRLLAAAETCRRQLTDADSGEFALTIGEERLATTVATDEFEAQVAGLVARLREPVLRALRDSRIRADELSDVVLVGGATRMPVVRKAITRLFGRFPNHRVHPDEAVALGAAVQVGLMDRDIHLDEVRMTDICPFTLGVEAGSYDPRGVFITGQFSPIIERNTPIPASREQTYLTVQDKQREIAIEVYQGESRLVSDNVKLGCLTLKVPPRPAGEVVVNVRFSYDLSGLLEVDTFIPATGERANLTIADDEGGMPQAELEKRKAALAALKIHPREDAMNVALLARAERAYEDHLGPQREHLSGMINHFRAVIESQDPRAIDEARKQFSAALDQLEAERFL; encoded by the coding sequence TTGCGTATCGGTATCGATCTTGGCACGACCAACAGTCTGGTCGCGGCGTTCAAGGATGGCGCGCCGGTCCTCATTCCCAACGCACTTGGCGAGGTCCTGACCCCTTCCGCGGTATCGCTGGGAGAGGACGGGACCCTGTTCGTCGGCCGGGCGGCGCTAGACCGGCAGCTGACCCATCCGCAGGCAACCGCGACCACGTTCAAGCGCCACATGGGGACGGCCCATCGCCGCAAGCTCGGCAAGCGGGAATTCGCGCCGGAAGAGCTGTCGGCCCTGGTCCTGCAGTCGCTGAAGCGCGACGCGGAGGCCTTCCTCGGCACCGAAGTGACTGGCGCCGTCGTCACGGTGCCCGCTTACTTCAACGACCGCCAGCGCAAGGCGACCAGGCGGGCGGGCGAGCTTGCCGGGCTGCCTATTGATCGATTGATCAACGAGCCCACGGCGGCCGCGCTCGCCTTCGGAATCAGCGACCGCGACGATCATGAGCCCTTTCTCGTGTTCGACCTCGGCGGCGGCACCTTCGACGTGTCGATCGTCGAGATCTTCGATGGCATCATCGAGGTGCGGGCGTCGGCGGGCGACAACCGGCTGGGCGGCGAGGACTTCAACGAGGCGCTGATCGGGTTGGCCGAACCGCGGCTGGGCATCGAGCGGCAGCGGCATGACGCCGAGCTGCTGCGGACCCGACTGCTGGCCGCCGCCGAAACCTGCCGCCGCCAGCTGACCGACGCCGACAGCGGCGAGTTCGCGCTGACCATTGGCGAGGAGCGATTGGCCACCACCGTCGCGACCGACGAGTTCGAAGCGCAGGTAGCGGGCCTCGTGGCGCGGCTGCGCGAGCCGGTGCTGCGGGCGCTGCGCGACAGCCGGATCAGGGCTGACGAGCTGTCGGACGTGGTGCTGGTCGGCGGCGCGACGCGCATGCCGGTGGTGCGCAAGGCGATCACCCGATTGTTCGGCCGCTTCCCCAATCATCGCGTCCATCCGGACGAGGCGGTCGCGCTGGGCGCGGCGGTACAGGTCGGCCTCATGGACCGCGACATCCACCTCGACGAGGTTCGGATGACCGACATCTGCCCCTTCACCCTCGGGGTGGAGGCGGGGAGTTACGACCCGCGCGGAGTCTTCATCACCGGCCAGTTCTCGCCGATCATCGAACGCAACACGCCGATTCCCGCCAGCCGCGAGCAGACCTATCTGACGGTGCAGGACAAGCAGCGCGAGATCGCGATCGAGGTCTATCAGGGCGAAAGCCGGCTGGTGTCCGACAACGTCAAGCTCGGCTGCCTCACGCTCAAGGTCCCGCCGCGACCGGCCGGCGAGGTCGTGGTCAACGTGCGCTTCAGCTACGACCTGTCGGGGCTGCTCGAAGTGGACACCTTCATCCCGGCGACCGGCGAGCGGGCCAATCTCACCATCGCCGACGACGAGGGCGGGATGCCGCAGGCCGAGCTTGAGAAGAGGAAGGCGGCACTGGCCGCGCTCAAGATCCACCCGCGCGAGGATGCGATGAACGTCGCCCTGCTGGCCCGGGCGGAGCGCGCCTATGAGGACCATCTCGGCCCACAGCGCGAGCATCTCTCCGGCATGATCAACCACTTCCGGGCAGTGATCGAGAGCCAGGACCCGCGCGCCATCGACGAGGCGCGCAAGCAATTCTCCGCAGCGCTCGATCAGCTCGAAGCCGAGCGCTTCCTGTGA